In Artemia franciscana unplaced genomic scaffold, ASM3288406v1 PGA_scaffold_50, whole genome shotgun sequence, the genomic stretch aacagcattaaaatagtgacgtgatatgtaccaaaatccAAATTGAAGAGAAGATCTAGAGATATGTGGGCGGGGTttattttacgtgggaggagctttccatggaggagttctCCATGAGGGtaggaaatttttcatggagggtgagccagGTTTTCCAgcgttatttgaaaaatgatcaaaaattaaattaaaaaacaggttttttaactgaaagtaagaagcaacattaaaacccaaaacgaatagaaattatcctTCATATGAAATGATTgcccctctcctcaataccttgctctttatgctagagtctgactgtttgtcccaatttttcagaaacgactcctaaaacacaagggccatttaattagattagctcttttaaaagtgcaaaaaaaactttagcatgaagagcaaggtattgagggaGGTGGCAACCTTTTAATGTACAGAATAGTTTCAGTTCGTTCTGatttttagtgttgctcctgactttcaattaaagaaacttctttttttaatttaatcacagaaaaaaatgaataacttGTCCCCCAAATGTCCAAAAAATACATTAACTTCCCTTACTAATTTTTCGTGCATAGCCACCACTGAGCCTAGTGAATATATTCAGGCTTTAAACtgatgtaaataaaataaatttacaaaaataataacttgcaaAATTCAGCATATTTAATCTTCCTTGTATCAATCGCATTCATTTTATAGatattacaaattaaattagtGTAATTATAAAGCAACATTCTAAGTGATTATTTGCACCAAATATTGCCAGCGGTTGAACTATCATAGTAGATACAAGCCTTAAAActgatataaataaattaaaatataaaaatactaacTTGTAAAATTCAGCATATTTAATCTTTCTTTTGTCATTGATATTCATTTTGTATGCTGCAGTAACAACAAATGCAAACACAGCACCAAAAACCAGATTCCTTTTGATTTGACTAGTCAGGAGGCCTCTTAGTTGAGGTTTGGGCAAC encodes the following:
- the LOC136041939 gene encoding cytochrome c oxidase subunit 6C-like — encoded protein: MSEVAKLPKPQLRGLLTSQIKRNLVFGAVFAFVVTAAYKMNINDKRKIKYAEFYKNYDPQREYEQMKKAGIFQSARPE